A DNA window from Nitrospira sp. contains the following coding sequences:
- a CDS encoding putative UDP-2,3-diacylglucosamine pyrophosphatase LpxI (Evidence 3 : Putative function from multiple computational evidences; MaGe:77310224): protein MTTAMPTDDKRIGLIAGNGRFPIIFADNAKKMGYFVSAVAHIGEAEPELEQHVDSIHWVKIGQLGKLINAFKSDNVRRVVMLGGVKKTHVFTTVRPDFRALALFARVALWKDDDILREIAAEIEGEGITICESTFGLEGILVEEGSLASREPTKKEWENIRYGWEMAYEIGRLDIGQCVVIKDKVVVAVEAVEGTDGAIKRGGELAKEGAVVVKRCKPQQDLRFDLPAIGPRTIEVMASVNATVLAVEAGRTVMLDRELLLEKARQAGIAVVGIKHLEPIKS, encoded by the coding sequence GTGACCACCGCAATGCCCACTGACGATAAGCGTATCGGGCTGATCGCCGGGAACGGCCGCTTTCCGATTATCTTTGCCGACAATGCCAAGAAGATGGGGTATTTCGTGTCGGCCGTCGCCCATATCGGCGAAGCGGAACCTGAGCTGGAGCAGCATGTCGATAGCATCCATTGGGTGAAGATCGGCCAGCTCGGCAAGCTGATCAATGCCTTCAAGAGCGACAACGTCCGGCGCGTCGTCATGCTCGGTGGGGTCAAGAAGACCCATGTCTTTACAACGGTGCGGCCGGATTTTAGGGCGCTCGCGCTCTTTGCGCGGGTAGCGCTTTGGAAGGACGACGATATCCTTCGTGAGATTGCCGCGGAGATCGAGGGGGAAGGGATTACGATCTGCGAGTCTACCTTCGGGCTTGAAGGCATTCTGGTCGAAGAAGGGAGTCTGGCCTCTCGCGAACCTACAAAAAAAGAGTGGGAGAATATCCGGTACGGCTGGGAGATGGCGTATGAAATTGGCCGTCTGGACATTGGGCAATGCGTGGTCATCAAAGATAAAGTCGTGGTGGCCGTGGAAGCGGTTGAGGGTACCGATGGCGCGATCAAGCGGGGCGGCGAATTGGCGAAAGAGGGAGCGGTTGTCGTGAAGCGCTGCAAGCCGCAGCAGGATCTTCGATTCGATCTGCCGGCCATCGGCCCGCGTACCATCGAAGTCATGGCGTCGGTGAACGCGACGGTCTTGGCCGTCGAAGCCGGGCGAACCGTCATGCTGGATCGGGAGCTGTTGTTGGAGAAGGCACGTCAGGCCGGTATTGCGGTAGTCGGGATCAAGCATCTTGAACCGATCAAATCGTAA
- a CDS encoding hypothetical protein (Evidence 5 : Unknown function; MaGe:77310223): protein MLRRAADGREGMQLVPLADLGPPIDRHMGEQLGPLPDRDMLADQTKRSDDHIVRQFRTRMHYCCRMNLHTRPPQMARYGRDSVFSSVTIAVTSASHTTSSST from the coding sequence ATGCTGAGGCGGGCCGCCGATGGACGAGAAGGGATGCAGCTCGTTCCGCTCGCCGATCTCGGTCCACCCATCGACCGTCACATGGGAGAGCAGCTTGGTCCCCTTCCCGATCGAGACATGCTCGCCGACCAGACAAAACGGTCCGACGACCACATCGTCCGCCAATTTCGCACCCGGATGCACTATTGCTGTCGCATGAATCTGCACACCAGACCTCCGCAAATGGCCCGTTATGGGCGCGACTCCGTCTTCTCTTCCGTCACCATCGCCGTCACTTCCGCCTCGCACACCACATCGTCGTCGACATAG